A window of the Bradyrhizobium ottawaense genome harbors these coding sequences:
- a CDS encoding haloacid dehalogenase type II — MPIKAVVFDAYGTLYDIQSVATVTEQAFPGYGEIITQIWRIKQLEYTWLRSLMRRYEDFSVVTRESLAYTLRCLGLKYDEQVFAGIMDKYLHLDLYPDALASLSAMKDKKLAILSNGSPDMLNALVKNSGLDRLLDATISIDANKIFKPSPDAYTLIESTLQIPPNDVLFISSNPWDACGAKAFGLNVAWIERVSPEAMAQACVNSELVAPLTMFKALRTQMDELGLAPDHRIHALSELPALVARS; from the coding sequence GTGCCTATCAAAGCCGTCGTGTTCGATGCCTATGGCACGCTCTACGACATTCAATCCGTCGCCACCGTCACCGAACAGGCCTTTCCAGGCTATGGCGAGATCATCACGCAGATCTGGCGCATCAAGCAGCTCGAATATACCTGGCTGCGGTCGCTGATGCGGCGTTACGAGGATTTTTCCGTGGTGACGCGGGAGTCGCTGGCCTACACGCTGCGCTGCCTCGGCCTGAAATACGACGAGCAGGTATTCGCCGGCATCATGGACAAGTATCTGCACCTCGATCTCTATCCGGACGCACTTGCCTCATTGAGCGCGATGAAGGACAAGAAGCTCGCGATCCTTTCCAACGGCAGCCCCGATATGCTGAATGCGCTGGTGAAGAATTCCGGCCTCGACCGCCTGCTCGATGCCACCATCAGCATCGACGCCAACAAGATCTTCAAACCCAGCCCGGATGCCTACACCTTGATCGAATCCACATTGCAGATCCCGCCGAACGACGTGCTGTTCATCTCCTCCAATCCCTGGGACGCCTGCGGCGCCAAGGCGTTCGGGCTCAACGTCGCCTGGATCGAGCGGGTGAGCCCGGAGGCGATGGCACAGGCCTGTGTCAATAGCGAGCTCGTCGCGCCGCTGACGATGTTCAAGGCACTCCGCACCCAGATGGACGAACTCGGGCTCGCGCCCGATCATCGCATCCACGCCCTCTCCGAACTGCCCGCATTGGTGGCAAGGTCCTGA
- a CDS encoding YbaK/EbsC family protein encodes MSIESVRAFFAEKASDISVIESTMSSATVVLAAEAYGVEPARIAKTLSLRVGDRVVLIVAAGTSRMDNKKVKAQFGGKPKMLGVDEVAEITGHEVGGVCPFGLKTPLPVYCDVSLKAFDIVVPAAGSTHSAVRIAPERMAELTAAEWVDVCEHKP; translated from the coding sequence ATGAGCATCGAGTCCGTTCGCGCCTTCTTCGCCGAGAAGGCGTCCGACATTTCCGTGATTGAATCGACGATGAGTTCGGCGACCGTGGTTCTCGCCGCCGAAGCCTATGGCGTCGAGCCGGCGCGGATCGCCAAGACGCTGAGCTTACGGGTCGGCGACCGCGTGGTGCTGATCGTGGCGGCCGGCACCTCGCGGATGGACAACAAGAAGGTGAAGGCGCAGTTCGGCGGCAAACCGAAGATGCTCGGCGTCGACGAAGTTGCCGAAATCACCGGCCATGAAGTCGGCGGCGTCTGCCCGTTCGGACTGAAGACGCCGCTGCCGGTCTATTGCGACGTCTCGCTGAAGGCATTCGACATCGTGGTGCCGGCCGCAGGCTCGACCCACAGCGCGGTGCGCATTGCACCTGAACGCATGGCGGAACTGACCGCGGCCGAGTGGGTCGATGTGTGCGAGCACAAACCTTAG
- a CDS encoding tripartite tricarboxylate transporter substrate binding protein yields MNRRDLLKAAAALPLAHTALSNPAFAQAPFPSRNITMIVPFPPGGQADLAARPTAQALERILGKPVIVDNRAGGGGGSVGNAQAARAEPDGYTLLMTLSSLAVLPEADRLFDRPVSYEVAQFAPVARVLADPTLLAVPASAPWKTLQDFVDDAKKRPGQIPYGSSGPYGTLHVAMEMFAASAGIKLLHVPFRGAGPALTALLSGTVQALASAPGTLKQQVDDGKMRVLANWGAERVASFPDLPTFREFGYKDVEFYIWAGLFAQSNLPAPIMTRLREAMAQAVRAPEVVKTFETAGSPIAYQDAPEFSKFVAEDSARLVAAVKKIGKVE; encoded by the coding sequence ATGAACCGCCGCGACCTGCTCAAAGCCGCCGCCGCACTCCCGCTCGCACACACCGCGCTCTCGAACCCGGCCTTCGCCCAAGCCCCCTTTCCCTCGCGCAACATCACCATGATCGTGCCGTTTCCGCCGGGCGGGCAGGCCGACCTCGCGGCGCGTCCCACAGCGCAGGCGCTGGAGCGGATTCTCGGCAAGCCCGTCATCGTCGACAACCGCGCCGGCGGTGGCGGTGGATCGGTCGGCAATGCGCAGGCCGCGCGCGCCGAGCCCGACGGCTACACATTGTTGATGACGCTGTCGTCGCTGGCGGTGCTGCCCGAAGCCGACCGGCTGTTCGACCGGCCGGTATCGTATGAAGTCGCGCAATTCGCGCCGGTCGCGCGCGTGCTCGCCGATCCGACGTTGCTGGCGGTACCGGCTTCGGCGCCGTGGAAGACGCTGCAGGATTTCGTCGACGACGCCAAAAAACGCCCGGGACAGATTCCCTATGGCTCGTCCGGTCCCTACGGCACGCTGCATGTCGCGATGGAAATGTTTGCCGCCAGCGCCGGCATCAAGTTGCTGCACGTGCCGTTCCGCGGCGCCGGTCCGGCGCTGACGGCGCTGTTGAGCGGCACGGTGCAGGCGCTGGCTTCGGCGCCAGGCACGCTGAAGCAGCAGGTCGACGACGGCAAGATGCGGGTGCTGGCGAACTGGGGCGCCGAGCGCGTCGCGAGTTTCCCCGATCTGCCGACCTTTAGGGAGTTCGGCTACAAGGATGTCGAATTCTACATCTGGGCCGGCTTGTTCGCGCAAAGCAATTTGCCGGCGCCAATCATGACGCGGCTGCGCGAGGCGATGGCGCAGGCGGTGAGGGCGCCCGAGGTGGTCAAGACTTTTGAGACCGCCGGCAGTCCGATCGCCTATCAAGATGCGCCGGAATTTTCCAAGTTTGTCGCCGAGGACAGCGCGCGGCTGGTCGCGGCGGTGAAGAAGATCGGCAAGGTGGAGTAG
- a CDS encoding LysR family transcriptional regulator has protein sequence MSKLPDFEALAIFAKVVELRSFASAATELALSKATVSKAVSRLEQRLGARLFNRTSRRLALTDAGQKLSAHAARLLADAEAVENEALSQATAPRGVVRLAVPMTFGVKAVAPLLPEFLAAYPEVSIDLHLSDATVDLIGEGFDAGLRIARLPDSSLIARRLCAMPRYTVAAPSYLKRHGRPTHPMHLAEHKCFGYTYLSTPNLWHYTNASGEEASVRPAGQLRVNNGEALLPSVVAGLGIADLPDFIIGDAIASGEVEVILKGWKQPEGAVHLVTPPGGPRPARVEVLAEFLAKKFLKGKGRGG, from the coding sequence ATGTCCAAACTGCCGGATTTCGAAGCGCTCGCGATTTTCGCAAAAGTCGTGGAATTACGGTCGTTTGCGTCCGCCGCAACCGAACTCGCGCTGTCCAAGGCCACGGTGTCGAAGGCGGTCAGCCGGCTGGAGCAGCGGCTCGGGGCAAGGCTGTTCAACCGCACCTCGCGCCGGCTGGCGCTGACCGACGCCGGACAAAAACTCTCCGCCCACGCGGCACGCCTGCTGGCCGACGCCGAGGCGGTCGAAAACGAAGCGCTGTCGCAAGCGACCGCGCCGCGCGGGGTGGTGCGGCTCGCAGTGCCGATGACGTTCGGGGTCAAGGCGGTGGCGCCGCTGCTGCCGGAATTCCTCGCAGCCTATCCGGAAGTCTCGATCGATCTCCACCTCAGCGACGCAACGGTCGATCTGATCGGCGAAGGTTTTGACGCCGGCCTGCGCATCGCGCGGCTGCCGGACTCTTCGCTGATCGCGCGGCGGCTGTGCGCGATGCCACGCTACACGGTGGCGGCGCCGTCCTACTTGAAGCGTCACGGCCGGCCGACGCATCCGATGCATCTCGCTGAGCACAAATGCTTCGGCTACACCTATCTGTCGACACCCAACCTCTGGCACTACACCAACGCATCGGGCGAAGAGGCGAGCGTGCGCCCCGCCGGACAACTCCGTGTCAACAACGGCGAAGCGCTGTTGCCGTCGGTCGTCGCAGGGCTCGGCATTGCCGATCTGCCGGACTTCATCATCGGCGATGCGATCGCGTCGGGCGAGGTCGAGGTGATCCTGAAAGGCTGGAAGCAACCGGAAGGTGCCGTGCATTTGGTAACCCCGCCCGGCGGCCCGCGCCCCGCCCGCGTCGAGGTGCTGGCGGAGTTTCTGGCGAAGAAGTTTTTGAAGGGGAAGGGGCGGGGTGGGTAG